A region of the Candidatus Hydrogenedentota bacterium genome:
GGATTTAGTGATGGGTGAAATGATGGCACAGACGCATGCTTAGAAAGATATCCATAGGACAGACGCGCCATCACCTTAAACCTCACCCTGAGGTAGCGTAATTATCCAAACCTTGTAGCCGCCACCGCAGCACAGTCGATGCGAGTTTAGGTGCGGCGCCTATCCTCTGGAAGGGGGATTGAGATAGGTTCTTAGTCCGGCTTCTCGACGGACCCACGTTCCTGCAGATAGCGGGCGGCGAGCCAGCAGAGCATGGCCCAGACCAGACCGGCCGTCCACCCGGCCAGCACATCGCTGGGATAATGCACGCCGGCATAGACGCGGCTGGCGCCCACGAGAAAAGTCAGCGTGAGCGCCATTCCCAAGATGTAGAGCTTGAGCCGCAGCTCCAGAACGAGACGCGCCAGAAGTGTCCCGAGCGCGAGGTAGACAATTGCCGAGAGCATCGAGTGACCGCTGGGGAAACTTGCCAACGCCGCGTGAGAGAGGTGAGGAACGACGTCGGGGCGCGGCCGGTCAAAGAAGTACTTCAGCACGGTGCTCAGAGCCAACCCGCTCAGCGTGGACCCAAGGAGGAAGAAAAGCGCGCCCCACCGGCGTCGCATCGCAAGGAATCCCGCCACAAAAACTGTTACGAGGGTCAGCACGGCGACGCCGCCCAACGCGCTCAAATCCCGCCCGATCTCCTCGAACCACGGCGGACCCAGTGGATCGGCAGGCTCCTCCGGGTTCCGCAAGAGACGCAGGACGTGCTCGTCAATTCGCTGGGTCTCTCCTTCCACAACCTCATCGGCCAACTCGATGAAGGCCCACGTTCCCAGCACGGGCATCAGAAACAAGACAAGGATAAGCAAATCTTGCCGACCACGAATCCAACGCGACCAGCGGCGCCCTGCGACGCTTGTGCGGATCTCTCCACGAACTTCACGTGACATTGGAGATCAAGCCTTCTTAACCGCAATTCTCCACATGAACTTGACCTTTGTTATCGCAAAGGTATCCTTGGCCATTATCGATGCACTTCCCAGGCGTGTCAACGCGGTGCTTACAGCTATCGATTATTGGCCCACAATTGCACCCCGTGAAGCTCGGGGTTGTTGGCTGTCAATCAGCCGTACTGCAATTCCGCAATTCGCACACTGGATTTGGGATAAGCTGACTTTTTCGGCAACTCGTGGCAGAACGCCCGAGGCACTTTGGGAGCAGGGGGCCTCCGGTTCAAACTCAGTCGCCCCGACCAGTCTCTCTACGTATAATCCCGTTACTAGTTGCGAAGGCAAATGTCGACGCGGTTTTGCTTTTCATAGGGACCGGCAGCGTTTGTCTTTCGTTGTAAGACGGTGGATATGATGCCGGATATCTCAATCCCCATCCATGATCAAATTGACGCTCTGTATCGGTCCGATTCTCGCCGCGTGTTCGCCACGTTGGTCCGGTTGCTCAATGACTTCGATCTTGCGGATGACGCCATGCATGAGGCGTTCGCGGCCGCTGTGGAGCATTGGCAGCACAACGGGGTCCCGGCAAATCCGCGGACGTGGCTGGTTTCGACAGGGCGATTCAAAGCGATCGATTTGCTGCGCCGGCGGGGGCGCTTTGACGAGCTTCAACCTGAAATCATCTCGCGGTTGTATGAAGTGGCCGACGAAAACGCCAACCGAGCGGAGGCAGAAATTGAAGACGATCGATTGCGCCTGATCTTTACATGTTGTCATCCTGCGATTGACCCGAAGTTGCAGGTACCGTTGACGCTTCGCGAAGTCTGTGGCCTGACGACGGAGGAAATCGCCCGCGCCTTCCTGACGTCGAAGGCGGCGATGGCGCAGCGGATCGTGCGCGGCAAAGCGAAGATTCGGGATGCCGGGATTCCATTTGTCGTTCCGTCTCTTCAAGATCTCCCCGTACGGCTCGATGCCGTGTTGGCAACCATCTATCTCGTGTTCAATGAAGGGTACGCGGCGTCGCAGGGCGAGTCACTGATACGGGTCGACCTAACGGCGGAGGCGATCCGTCTGGGCCGTCTGCTGCTCGAACTGTTTCCCGATCCTGAAGTCCAGGGGCTACTGGCATTGATGCTGCTGCACGAGTCGCGAAGGGGGGCGCGCGTTTCCGAGGATGGCGAAATCGTCCTGCTTGAAGACCAGGACCGGTCCCGTTGGAACCGCAAACTAATATCCGAGGGCACGGCGCTGGTCGAACACGCGCTTCGGTCGCGGCGGTTCGGCGCGTACACGCTGCAAGCCGCCATTTCGGCCATTCACGCCGAAGCCGCTTCCTTGGCGCAAACGGACTGGAACCAGATTGTGATGTTGTACACCGTTCTGCTCCGAATCGATTCGTCTCCGATTGTTGAACTCAATCGGGGCGTTGCAGTGGGGATGCGAGACGGTCCCGAGGCGGGGCTGGAGATCATTGATCGCATTCTCGGCAGAGGGGAACTCGGCGAGTATCCCTTCGCCCACTCGGCGCGCGGCGAATTCCTCCGGCGGGCCGGTAGAACGGCCGAAGCACTGTCGGCATACCGGAGGGCGCTCGAGCTATCCAAACAGAAGCCCGAGAGACGCTTTCTGGCGGCACGCGTAGGTGAGTTAACGGTTTTGGACGGTTCGTAGAAAAAGTTGCCGATGATGTCGATTCCCGCGCGGCCCGTTCGACTATGGGGTGAAGGCGAAGCTGCAACGCCGAGAAAGTCCGGGTCACTTACCATAGGAGGAAATGTGCCATGAAATATGTCTGTCTAGGGTTCATCGATGAGAAGGAGTTTGCCAAGGTCCCGCCTGACGAGGCGCAACGCATGATGGAAGAGTGCTTTGCGTATGACGACGAACTGCGACGCGGCGGACATTTCATCGGGGGCGAGGCCCTCGATACGGTCCGCAATGCCGTCACGTTGCGGATGAAGAACGGAAAGGTCGAGGTGTCCGATGGTCCGTATGCGGAGACCAAGGAAACGCTTGGCGGCATCCTTCTGTTGGAGGCCCGCGACCTGAACCACGCAATCGCGTTGATGTCGAAGCACCCCGGGGTGAAGGTGGGTCCTTTCGAGATACGCCCGGCCGATGAGGAGATTAACAAACTGATCGCCGCGCGGGATGCCGCAATCGCGAAGGAAAAGTGAACGAGTCAACGCGATAGTAGAGTTTGGTCGTGTGCCATATGCTTAGGGCGTCGTCCTCCTTCGGAGGATTTTGCCCTAGGCTGTTATGTTTTGCGCCTTCGGCGCGGAGGTGATGTGGACGAGATGGACGAGATGGACGTTGTGCAGGATTGTGGGGTTACAAGTCCCCTGCCATCGGAATAGAATGCTTCTGACGCTTAAGGTCCATGTGTGGCCGGAGCGAAGTCGAAGGAGTTTTCTTTTGGAAACCTTCCTGTTTGTGCGCAATGGCATGCAATTCACTTTGGAGGCGCGATATGTCTACCCATGCGTCGAA
Encoded here:
- a CDS encoding YciI family protein; its protein translation is MKYVCLGFIDEKEFAKVPPDEAQRMMEECFAYDDELRRGGHFIGGEALDTVRNAVTLRMKNGKVEVSDGPYAETKETLGGILLLEARDLNHAIALMSKHPGVKVGPFEIRPADEEINKLIAARDAAIAKEK
- a CDS encoding RNA polymerase sigma factor — translated: MPDISIPIHDQIDALYRSDSRRVFATLVRLLNDFDLADDAMHEAFAAAVEHWQHNGVPANPRTWLVSTGRFKAIDLLRRRGRFDELQPEIISRLYEVADENANRAEAEIEDDRLRLIFTCCHPAIDPKLQVPLTLREVCGLTTEEIARAFLTSKAAMAQRIVRGKAKIRDAGIPFVVPSLQDLPVRLDAVLATIYLVFNEGYAASQGESLIRVDLTAEAIRLGRLLLELFPDPEVQGLLALMLLHESRRGARVSEDGEIVLLEDQDRSRWNRKLISEGTALVEHALRSRRFGAYTLQAAISAIHAEAASLAQTDWNQIVMLYTVLLRIDSSPIVELNRGVAVGMRDGPEAGLEIIDRILGRGELGEYPFAHSARGEFLRRAGRTAEALSAYRRALELSKQKPERRFLAARVGELTVLDGS
- a CDS encoding phosphatase PAP2 family protein is translated as MSREVRGEIRTSVAGRRWSRWIRGRQDLLILVLFLMPVLGTWAFIELADEVVEGETQRIDEHVLRLLRNPEEPADPLGPPWFEEIGRDLSALGGVAVLTLVTVFVAGFLAMRRRWGALFFLLGSTLSGLALSTVLKYFFDRPRPDVVPHLSHAALASFPSGHSMLSAIVYLALGTLLARLVLELRLKLYILGMALTLTFLVGASRVYAGVHYPSDVLAGWTAGLVWAMLCWLAARYLQERGSVEKPD